One genomic window of Bradyrhizobium sp. B124 includes the following:
- the glcF gene encoding glycolate oxidase subunit GlcF codes for MKTEFTLAQLADPDIKEADKILRACVHCGFCTATCPTYVLLGDELDSPRGRIYLIKEMLEKDKPPTADVVKHIDRCLSCLACMTTCPSGVNYMHLVDQARVRIERDYERPLTERLLRSVLAFVLPRPGLFRISMILAGLARPFTALLPTPSVGAASPGLLRRIKAMLALAPHGLPPPGPAAGTVFAATGRRRGRVALLQGCAQQVLAPRINQAAINVLTRHGVEVVLVKDEQCCGALTHHMGQDADALARARANVTVWQREADQNGLDAILVTTSGCGTVVKDYGYLLREDKTFAEPAERISALAKDITEYLAGLELAPSTQKGDITVAYHSACSLQHGQKITQLPKELLSKNGFVVKDVPESHLCCGSAGTYNILQPDIASRLRDRKVANIALVKPDMIAAGNIGCMVQIAGGTSVPVVHTIELLDWATGGPRPGLN; via the coding sequence ATGAAGACCGAGTTTACCCTGGCGCAGCTCGCCGATCCCGACATCAAGGAAGCCGACAAGATCCTGCGCGCCTGCGTGCATTGCGGCTTCTGCACCGCGACCTGTCCGACCTATGTGCTGCTCGGCGACGAGCTCGATAGCCCGCGCGGCCGCATCTACCTGATCAAGGAGATGCTGGAGAAGGACAAGCCGCCGACGGCGGACGTGGTCAAGCATATCGACCGCTGCCTGTCGTGCCTCGCCTGCATGACCACCTGTCCCTCGGGCGTGAACTACATGCACCTCGTCGACCAGGCCCGGGTCAGGATCGAGCGGGATTACGAGCGGCCGCTGACCGAGCGGCTGCTGCGGTCGGTACTCGCCTTCGTGCTGCCGCGGCCGGGCCTGTTCCGGATCAGCATGATCCTGGCCGGGCTCGCCCGTCCGTTCACAGCGCTGCTGCCAACGCCTTCGGTTGGTGCGGCGAGCCCGGGCCTGCTGCGGCGGATCAAGGCGATGCTGGCGCTGGCGCCGCACGGCCTGCCGCCGCCGGGTCCGGCTGCCGGAACCGTGTTTGCGGCGACCGGCCGTCGGCGTGGCCGGGTCGCGCTGCTGCAGGGCTGCGCCCAGCAGGTGCTGGCGCCACGCATCAATCAGGCTGCGATCAACGTGCTGACCCGGCACGGCGTCGAGGTGGTGCTGGTCAAGGACGAGCAATGCTGCGGCGCGTTGACCCATCACATGGGACAGGACGCCGACGCGCTGGCGCGCGCGCGGGCCAACGTCACGGTGTGGCAAAGGGAAGCGGATCAGAACGGGCTCGACGCCATTCTGGTGACGACCTCGGGCTGTGGGACAGTCGTCAAGGACTACGGCTACCTGCTGCGCGAGGACAAAACATTCGCCGAGCCGGCCGAGCGAATCTCGGCGCTGGCAAAGGATATCACCGAGTATCTCGCTGGCCTCGAGCTCGCGCCTTCAACGCAGAAAGGCGACATCACCGTCGCCTATCACTCGGCTTGTTCGTTGCAGCATGGACAGAAAATCACTCAACTTCCGAAAGAATTGCTTTCCAAGAATGGATTCGTGGTGAAAGATGTGCCTGAGAGCCATTTGTGTTGCGGTTCGGCGGGGACCTACAACATTCTCCAGCCCGACATTGCGAGCAGATTGCGCGATCGCAAGGTCGCCAATATTGCGCTTGTCAAACCGGACATGATCGCTGCGGGCAATATTGGTTGCATGGTTCAGATTGCCGGCGGTACGTCAGTTCCTGTGGTGCACACGATTGAGCTTCTCGATTGGGCGACAGGAGGTCCCCGGCCAGGATTGAATTGA
- a CDS encoding histone — protein sequence MAKSKKAKKSKKAKKAKKAVAAKKKSAKKSAKKTAKKSAKKSAKKSAKKSAKKTAKKAAKKAAPKKAAPAKPAAKKAAKKSAPKKAAAPKPAAPVAASPAPEPAPQPAASWATPSHEPAPSWGTDSEHH from the coding sequence ATGGCGAAGTCGAAGAAGGCGAAGAAAAGCAAGAAGGCCAAAAAGGCCAAGAAGGCGGTAGCGGCGAAGAAGAAGTCCGCGAAGAAGTCGGCCAAGAAGACTGCGAAGAAGTCTGCGAAGAAATCGGCGAAGAAGTCAGCCAAGAAGAGCGCCAAGAAGACAGCTAAGAAAGCTGCGAAGAAGGCTGCTCCGAAGAAGGCCGCGCCCGCGAAGCCGGCTGCGAAGAAGGCCGCCAAGAAGAGCGCTCCGAAGAAGGCCGCCGCGCCGAAGCCGGCTGCCCCGGTTGCAGCGTCCCCGGCGCCCGAGCCCGCGCCGCAACCGGCCGCGAGCTGGGCCACGCCGAGCCACGAGCCGGCGCCGAGCTGGGGCACCGACAGCGAGCACCACTAG